The following coding sequences are from one Vicia villosa cultivar HV-30 ecotype Madison, WI unplaced genomic scaffold, Vvil1.0 ctg.000358F_1_1, whole genome shotgun sequence window:
- the LOC131627296 gene encoding uncharacterized protein LOC131627296 produces the protein MSTQKGSMDSGGARKRMKPEEKIGDEAESQMILVQDEGFETNLVGSEDMELNISLVLEKIENFTQRVSELLESGKTMFKDLCNEFEEKLIMIHKEQVEKWQEEIKELRTLDASNEEANALLQNARYVLQLSRNDE, from the exons ATGTCGACTCAAAAGGGAAGCATGGATAGCGGAGGTGCAAGGAAACGTATGAAACCTGAG GAAAAGATTGGAGATGAAGCAGAATCTCAGATGATACTTGTACAGGATGAAGGATTCGAGACTAACCTCGTTGGATCTGAAGATATGGAACTCAACATTTCTCTTGTTCTCGAGAAGATCGAGAACTTTACTCAGAGG GTATCTGAGCTCTTAGAATCAGGGAAAACAATGTTTAAGGATCTCTGTAATGAATTTGAAGAGAAACTGATTAT GATTCACAAGGAGCAAGTTGAAAAATGGCAGGAAGAAATCAAAGAATTGCGTACACTTGATGCATCAAATGAGGAAGCCAATGCTCTTCTGCAAAATGCTCGATATGTACTTCAGCTCAGCCGTAATGATGAGTGA
- the LOC131627309 gene encoding secreted RxLR effector protein 161-like, whose product MVSRFMQKPKVSHLASTKRILKYLIETIDYGILFLSADEGKECKLVGYTNSSLCSDAEDRKSTAGYVFMLDGAPIGWSLKKDPVVTLSSCEAEYIVVSLCACQATWVMNLVEEITIKDHGAISTKVDNMSSINLANNPIAHGRSKHIRMRFCYLREQVADEKPNLKH is encoded by the coding sequence ATGgtgagtagattcatgcagaaacCAAAGGTATCACATCTAGCATCAACGAAGAGGATACTAAAGTATCTCATAGAAACTATCGACTATGGCATTTTATTTTTGTCAGCTGatgaaggaaaagaatgcaaactTGTGGGTTACACCAACTCAAGTTTGTGTAGTGATGCcgaggatcgaaaatccacagctggttatgtgtttatgctagatGGCGCACCAATTGGTTGGAGTTTGAAAAAAGATCCAGTAGTAACACTATCATCAtgtgaagcagaatacatagttgtttctctttgtgcatgtcaagcaacgtgGGTGATGAACTTGGTAGAAGAGATTACAATAAAGGATCATGGAGCAATTTCCACGAAGGTCGACAACATGTCATCTATTAATCTGGCGAATAATCCGATAGCACATGGACGAAGCAAACACATTAGAATGAGGTTTTGTTATCTTCGTGAGCAAGTAGCAGATGAGAAGCCGAATCTGAAACACTAA
- the LOC131627297 gene encoding mannan endo-1,4-beta-mannosidase 4-like: protein MRNKICVLTYFIVCIIVQHGNCQSANVGDGFVQTKGNHFILNGKPHYVNGFNAYWLMILASNPSTRSNVTSAFEQASKHGLNLGRTIAFNDGDIDPLQISPGSYNETVFEGLDFVISEAGKFGVKLMLSFVNNWKDLGGKMKYVQWARERGQNITNEDDFFTDPLVKEFYKNHVMAVVTRNNTINGVLYKDDQTIFSWELMNEPRFPNDSSGNSIQNWVTEMAAYVKSIDSNHLLHIGNEGFYGSEKQQLNPLSINFGTDFIENNQIPDIDFATFHLYDDRWLENKTEEEKSEFVDKWIEAHLKDADTVLKKPIILAEFGKSSRESPEYTIAKRDSYFQKIYDVIYTSAASGGSCAGAMFWQLLSQGMDSFGDGYEVILEDSLSTAEIIKQQSIIMSNISF, encoded by the exons ATGAGAAATAAAATTTGTGTTTTGACATATTTCATAGTGTGTATTATTGTACAACATGGGAATTGCCAAAGTGCTAACGTTGGTGATGGTTTCGTTCAGACAAAAGGCAACCATTTTATTCTTAATGGGAAGCCACATTATGTGAACGGATTCAATGCCTATTGGTTAATGATCTTGGCATCTAACCCATCTACTAGGTCTAATGTTACTTCAGCTTTTGAACAAGCTTCTAAACATGGTTTAAATTTAGGAAGAACAATTGCATTTAACGATGGAGATATTGATCCCCTACAAATCTCTCCCGGTTCTTATAATGAGACTGTCTTTGAG GGATTGGATTTTGTGATATCAGAGGCAGGAAAATTTGGAGTGAAACTTATGCTAAGCTTTGTGAATAATTGGAAAGATCTTGGAGGAAAAATGAAATATGTCCAATGGGCAAGAGAACGTGgtcaaaatatcacaaatgaagATGACTTTTTTACAGACCCTCTTGTTAAGGAATTCTACAAAAATCATGTTATG GCTGTGGTAACAAGAAATAACACCATAAATGGGGTTCTATATAAGGATGACCAAACTATTTTCTCTTGGGAGCTTATGAATGAACCTCGTTTCCCAAATGATTCTTCTGGAAATTCAATTcag AATTGGGTTACTGAGATGGCAGCGTATGTGAAATCCATTGATAGCAATCATTTGTTGCATATTGGAAATGAAGGGTTCTATGGGTCTGAAAAGCAGCAGCTCAATCCCCTTTCTATTAATTTTGGGACTGATTTTATTGAGAACAATCAAATTCCTGATATCGATTTTGCCACCTTCCATTTATACGATGATAGATG GTTAGAAAACAAAACGGAGGAAGAGAAAAGTGAATTTGTTGACAAATGGATAGAAGCCCATCTTAAGGATGCAGATACTGTTCTAAAAAAGCCAATTATTTTAGCAGAGTTTGGGAAGTCTTCAAGAGAATCACCTGAATATACCATAGCTAAAAGGGATAGTTACTTTCAAAAAATATACGATGTTATATATACAAGTGCTGCTAGTGGAGGTTCTTGTGCAGGTGCAATGTTCTGGCAACTTTTGTCTCAAGGAATGGATAGCTTTGGAGATGGCTATGAAGTTATTTTGGAGGATAGTCTTTCCACTGCAGAGATTATCAAACAACAATCTATCATCATGTCAAATATCTCATTCTAG